In Sulfitobacter albidus, the following proteins share a genomic window:
- a CDS encoding ADP-ribosylglycohydrolase family protein, giving the protein MPTRSADMLFGALIADAAALGLHWLYDPARIAEIADRRGGAAFCPVDETQYHDAKGIFVHHARSDGMLSQYGEVLALALRSIATEGAFDATAYRTAFAAHFGAGGSYQGYIDRPTRGALDNIAAERDETGIDDDQLPATATLPAIVARYHGTPDLHAQRRAAMEVTNINPVADAYSAAFVDLLTRLLDGTALADALTATAQAADPAIRDALSDALNTDEDDTVAYAEEVGRACHLPMGGPVIFHILARSPDPRDAVERNIRTGGDSCGRAIPLGAALGAAYGITAFPLDWALRLSDGHALWQSCQKVASA; this is encoded by the coding sequence ATGCCCACCCGCTCCGCCGATATGCTCTTTGGCGCACTGATCGCCGATGCCGCCGCCCTTGGCCTGCACTGGCTCTACGATCCGGCACGCATCGCCGAGATCGCCGACCGGCGGGGTGGGGCTGCCTTTTGCCCGGTGGATGAAACGCAGTATCACGACGCCAAAGGCATCTTTGTGCACCACGCCCGCAGCGACGGCATGCTCAGCCAATACGGCGAAGTGCTCGCCCTCGCGCTACGATCCATTGCGACCGAGGGTGCGTTTGACGCCACCGCCTACCGCACCGCCTTTGCCGCGCATTTCGGCGCAGGCGGCAGCTATCAGGGCTACATCGACCGCCCCACGCGCGGCGCGCTCGACAACATCGCGGCAGAACGGGACGAGACCGGCATCGACGACGACCAACTCCCCGCAACCGCCACGCTGCCCGCCATCGTCGCGCGTTATCACGGCACGCCGGATCTGCACGCACAGCGCCGCGCCGCGATGGAGGTCACCAACATCAACCCCGTGGCCGACGCCTACAGCGCCGCCTTCGTCGATCTGCTGACCCGCCTCCTCGACGGCACAGCGCTGGCGGATGCGTTGACCGCCACCGCGCAAGCCGCTGATCCCGCCATCCGCGACGCCCTGTCAGACGCGCTCAACACCGATGAGGATGACACCGTAGCCTACGCCGAAGAGGTCGGGCGCGCCTGCCACCTACCCATGGGTGGCCCGGTGATCTTTCACATCCTCGCGCGCAGCCCCGATCCCCGCGACGCGGTCGAGCGCAACATCCGCACCGGCGGCGACAGCTGCGGGCGCGCCATTCCGCTCGGCGCGGCCCTCGGCGCCGCCTACGGCATCACGGCGTTTCCGCTTGACTGGGCCTTGCGGCTCAGCGACGGCCACGCGCTCTGGCAGTCCTGTCAGAAAGTGGCATCAGCCTAG
- a CDS encoding hydantoinase/oxoprolinase N-terminal domain-containing protein, with the protein MALLLGVDTGGTYTDAVILRDEAEVIASAKALTTRQDLAIGVGEAVRAVLEQSGIAASEISLASLSTTLATNALVEGQGGRVALIYIGFKARDIEAHGLADALKGDPFIVLAGGHNHAGGEAAALDEDALRAFLAEHGEAVGGFAVAAQFATRNPAHELRAMALVTELTGRPVSASHQLSAKLNGPKRAMTALLNARLIGMIDRLIGRAQDRLGELGVTAPLMVVRGDGALISAAQARERPIETILSGPAASIVGARWLTGADHALVSDIGGTTTDVALLRDGRPAIDPGGARVGAFRTMVEAVAMRTTGLGGDSEVHFIGEGLAGGVTLGPRRVLPVALLAHEDAGVHAVLDAQLRATVPNEHDGRFVRAVPGLSAEGLGARELALLERIGDGVRPLGDVLRARIEVGALGRLVARGLVQMGGVTPSDAAHALGLAQAWDAEAAHKALALFARRRTGSGDRLAQTAEAMAERIIAQLHEQTALALLEAAFEEEGFEGDPATLARHTLMQRGLAGHRGLVRIDAGLAVPVVGLGASAPTYYPAVGERLGCEMILPAHAGVANAIGAVVGRVTMRESGTITAPSEGRYRVHLAEGPEDFGDEAGALARLEEVLRARARAAAEAAGAADIQVSVTRDIRRAGVEEREVFVEASVTVEAAGRPRVAR; encoded by the coding sequence ATGGCGCTGCTTTTGGGGGTCGATACGGGTGGGACGTATACCGATGCGGTGATCCTGCGCGATGAGGCGGAGGTGATCGCCTCGGCCAAGGCGCTGACGACGCGGCAGGATCTGGCGATTGGTGTGGGCGAGGCCGTGCGCGCGGTGCTGGAACAGTCGGGCATTGCTGCGTCGGAGATATCGCTTGCGTCATTGTCGACGACGTTGGCGACGAACGCGTTGGTCGAGGGGCAGGGCGGACGTGTGGCGCTGATCTATATCGGGTTCAAGGCGCGCGATATCGAGGCGCACGGGCTGGCAGATGCGCTGAAGGGTGATCCGTTTATCGTGCTGGCGGGCGGGCACAATCACGCGGGCGGCGAGGCGGCGGCGCTGGATGAGGATGCCTTGCGCGCGTTTCTGGCAGAGCATGGCGAAGCGGTGGGCGGATTTGCCGTGGCTGCGCAATTTGCCACGCGCAACCCCGCGCATGAGCTGCGGGCGATGGCTTTGGTCACTGAACTGACGGGGCGGCCCGTGTCGGCCTCGCATCAGCTGTCGGCAAAGCTGAACGGGCCAAAGCGCGCGATGACCGCGTTGCTGAACGCGCGGTTGATCGGGATGATTGACCGGCTGATCGGGCGGGCGCAGGACCGTCTGGGAGAGCTGGGCGTGACCGCGCCGCTGATGGTGGTGCGCGGGGACGGCGCGTTGATTTCGGCGGCGCAGGCGCGCGAGCGGCCCATCGAGACGATCCTGAGCGGGCCTGCGGCCTCGATCGTGGGGGCGCGGTGGCTGACGGGGGCGGATCACGCGCTGGTCAGCGACATCGGCGGGACGACGACAGATGTGGCGCTACTGCGCGACGGGCGGCCCGCGATTGATCCTGGGGGCGCGCGTGTGGGTGCATTTCGCACCATGGTCGAGGCGGTCGCGATGCGCACCACGGGGCTGGGTGGCGACAGCGAGGTGCATTTCATCGGCGAGGGTTTGGCCGGTGGGGTGACGCTGGGGCCGCGGCGGGTGCTGCCGGTTGCGCTGCTGGCGCATGAGGATGCGGGCGTGCACGCCGTGCTTGATGCGCAGCTGCGCGCGACGGTGCCCAATGAGCATGACGGGCGGTTTGTGCGCGCGGTGCCGGGGCTGAGCGCAGAGGGGCTGGGCGCGCGGGAGTTGGCGCTGCTGGAGCGGATCGGCGACGGGGTGCGACCGCTGGGAGACGTGCTGCGCGCGCGGATCGAGGTGGGCGCGCTGGGGCGGCTGGTGGCGCGTGGGCTGGTGCAGATGGGCGGCGTGACGCCGTCTGATGCCGCGCATGCGCTGGGGCTGGCGCAGGCGTGGGATGCGGAGGCGGCGCACAAGGCACTGGCGCTGTTTGCGCGGCGTCGGACGGGGTCGGGTGACAGGCTGGCACAGACGGCAGAGGCGATGGCGGAGCGGATCATCGCTCAGCTGCACGAACAGACGGCGCTGGCGCTGTTGGAGGCCGCGTTCGAGGAGGAAGGATTTGAGGGCGATCCCGCGACACTGGCGCGGCACACGCTGATGCAGCGGGGGTTGGCGGGGCACCGTGGGCTGGTGCGGATTGACGCGGGGCTGGCAGTGCCGGTGGTGGGGCTGGGAGCGTCGGCGCCGACCTATTATCCGGCGGTGGGTGAACGCCTGGGGTGTGAGATGATCCTGCCCGCGCATGCCGGGGTCGCCAATGCTATCGGGGCGGTGGTGGGACGCGTGACCATGCGCGAAAGCGGGACAATCACCGCGCCGAGCGAGGGGCGTTACCGCGTGCATCTGGCAGAGGGGCCTGAGGATTTTGGCGACGAAGCCGGGGCATTGGCGCGGCTGGAGGAGGTGCTGCGCGCCCGTGCGCGGGCGGCGGCCGAAGCGGCGGGGGCAGCGGATATTCAGGTGAGCGTGACGCGCGATATCCGCCGCGCGGGCGTCGAAGAGCGCGAGGTTTTTGTCGAGGCGAGCGTGACGGTGGAGGCCGCCGGGCGGCCACGGGTTGCGCGCTAG